The DNA region AGCGCCCGGGGCGATCCTGGCGCGGCCGCTCGGCGCGCCACTCTTCCTCGGTCTTTTCAGCGTGGTCGGTGAAGCGAAAGCGCTGGCGCGCGATCTCGACGGTGTTGGTGCCGCGGCCGGTCTCACGTTCGCGCGTGGGCTTGCCAACCAACTGGCTGATTTCGGGCATCTCGCTGTCGAAATCGACATCGGCCGCATCGGCGAGCTTTTTGCCGAGCTGGTCGCGCAGGACCTTGGCCCGCACCGTCTCGATGCCGCCAACGGGAATGTCGTTGAGCTGGAACGGACCATAGCTGACGCGGATCAGGCGATTAACCTCGAGACCCAAGGCGCCAAGCACGTTCTTGACCTCCCGGTTCTTGCCTTCGCGCAGGGCCATGACCATCCAGACATTGCTGCCCTGCTCGCGCTCCAGCGTGGCTTCGATGGAGCCGTATCGGACGCCATCGACCTCGATGCCGTCCTTGAGCTGGTCCAAAGCGGCCTGGGTGACCGAACCATGGGCCCGCACGCGATAGCGGCGCAGCCAGCCGGTGGCGGGCAGTTCGAGCACGCGCTTGAGCCCCCCATCATTGGTGAGGAGCAAGAGGCCTTCGGTGTTGATATCGAGCCGACCAACCGAGACCACGCGGGGCAAGCCCAGCGCTTCCACCGCCTCGAAAACGGTTGAGCGACCTTCTGGATCTTTCTCGGTGACCACCAAACCTGCCGGCTTGTGATAGAGCCAGACGCGCGTGCCCTGGCGGGCGGCCAATGGCGCGCCGTCGACCATAATCTTATCGCGATCGGTGACATTGAAGGCTGGTGTCAGCACCTTCTTGCCGTTGACGGTGACGCGGCCGGCGGTGATCCAGGTCTCGGCGTCGCGGCGCGAGCAGAGGCCGGAACGGGCGATGACCTTGGCGAGACGATCGCCGGTAGAGGGCTGGGTGGGGGTGTCGCTCACGGGCGGACTCCTGACATGCGTGACCCGGATGGGCGGCGCGGAAAAGAAAAAGTGCGGCTGAACCAAGCCAGCCGCACGGTAACAATCATTGGCAGGCGACAGACCTGCTACTGGCCGATCTCACTGCCGAGCAAGCGGCCCTGCGGATCGTTGCTGAGCGTGCGGCTGCTCGGGCCGCTCTGCTGGAGTGCACGGCGCACTTCGGCGGGGCAGCGCGGATCACGCAGGGAAACCACTTCGCCATTGCCAATCGCGCAGACCATCTCGGCATCACCAACCCGAGTGAAGTACTCATCCGGTGGCAGGTAGAGCGGGCGCTGTTGGTTGGCAGTGACCTGCATATTGGCCTGC from Devosia sp. RR2S18 includes:
- a CDS encoding pseudouridine synthase, with amino-acid sequence MSDTPTQPSTGDRLAKVIARSGLCSRRDAETWITAGRVTVNGKKVLTPAFNVTDRDKIMVDGAPLAARQGTRVWLYHKPAGLVVTEKDPEGRSTVFEAVEALGLPRVVSVGRLDINTEGLLLLTNDGGLKRVLELPATGWLRRYRVRAHGSVTQAALDQLKDGIEVDGVRYGSIEATLEREQGSNVWMVMALREGKNREVKNVLGALGLEVNRLIRVSYGPFQLNDIPVGGIETVRAKVLRDQLGKKLADAADVDFDSEMPEISQLVGKPTRERETGRGTNTVEIARQRFRFTDHAEKTEEEWRAERPRQDRPGRFDTRKPMARRPEPREEDMAPPRRIHFDEDGRAPEEFKQKNLGKRPGRPDPDEQPARNFGKRPERPAKTDRPAKKDWDAKSDRPARGAKPAFGDRPAFGDKKPFGAKKPFGDRPRREEGDRPSRGFAERPRAGKPAGDRPRAPRRTDAPGAERPARSFAPRVRPDSERGAGAAVASKRPGRNFSDNPKSFRTDGPRPPRAARPGRDELGPTSKTYGKPATRRDGKPHPKREGAAPPRSGRPGGRPSGGAGRPAGKPGGGAGRPSGPRKPRG